A segment of the Bacillus licheniformis DSM 13 = ATCC 14580 genome:
GATTTTATTCTGTTGCAGGAAGACGGCCAATTTTTAGAAGACCGGGTTAACGAAGAGGAGTATCAGATAGCGGCTCAAACCTTCATCATATCCGAGAATACGAATGTGGGATATGAAGTCAGTCAAAAGAGAAAACGTCCGCAACCAATCATTAATCAAGGTGGTCAAAGGCACTGGACAAGAAATGCAAGTCTTGCCTCAAAAGCTATGATGCTTTCTAACTATACTTGTGAAATTGACCATACCCACAGAACTTTTATCTCTAAATCTACTAACATGCCCTATGTTGAGTGTCATCATCTTGTCCCTATCGCCAAGCAAGAGGGGTTCAAATATGACTTAGATCAACTGGCAAACTTGGTAAGCCTATGTCCACACTGTCATCGTCTTATTCATTATGGCCAAGATGAGGAGAAAGAAAAAATGTTGAAAAAACTGTATGATCAGCGGAAGGATCACTTGAAAAAGGTAGGAATTGAAATAACCTTTTCAGAACTTAAACGAATATATGAAGTATCGAATATTTAGATTCAAATTACGGGCCTTGGACAAGCGCTACCAAGGCTTTTTGATGTTTAACATAATAGACAAAAGGTTATTGCAAAAATTTACATATGTGATGAGATCATTTTAATAATAGATAACATCTTAAAGGGAAAGAGGGATTCGACATGAGCAAGGTCGGTTCAGAAGTGGTTACGAGGTTGTTGAACGAATTCCATTTGGCAACTAAAAAGCATAAATATTGAACAGGAGAAGTCAATGTTTTTCGAGATGGAAGAGAATTAGAATGTGCTCGTTACTTCTCGCTGCTTGTGGAGCTGTGTCGGATGATGCTTTGCTGCGGACAATTATTGAGATAAATTCGAAGCGTGTAGTTTATGTTTTTAACCATGGAATCTTGGCGCGCAATTTGAGGATGCATGAAGATGTTTATCATCGCTATTATGAAACAACTATAGGCCATTTGACCAGGAAATTTGCTTCTTTCTGAAAAAAATAAAATAAATGTTGACGCTTTCATAAAACCGATATATACTTTAATCAAATCCAATATTGATAAATTAGACATGTGACTGGTCATGCAGGCAGGATCTAAAACCGATAAATTTTTTAATTTGTCGGTTTAGGTCCTTTTTTTATTGCCTAAATATAGGTCTAATGTTTCAGAAAAGGGGGAGAAACAGTGAATTACATACAAACAGCAAGAGACGTATTGCAGCATGTCGGCGGTAAAGAGAATATTGCCCACTTGGAGCATTGTTCGACACGACTCCGTTTTACATTGATTGATCAAAACAAGGCGGATGTACCGGCGCTTGAGAAAACACCAGGTGTCATCGCTGTCCGTATGTCGGGCCAATGCCAGGTCGTGATTGGAAACGATGTCATCGAAGTCTATGAGGAATTGACCGGCCTTCTCGGCGGAGCACTTTCTGGACAAAATGGGTCTTCCCATCAGCCGAAGGAAAAGCGAAAAGTGGGGACTGTACTATTAGACTTCATTGTCGGTGTTTTTCAACCGCTTGTTCCAGCCATTGCGGGTGGAGGGATTTTAAAATCGTTTCTCCTCCTCTTCTCGTTATTCGGATTCATTGATGCCAAAGGGCAAACGTATCAGATTTTAAATATGGTTGGCGATGCGCCGCTTTACTTCCTGCCATTGCTAGTCGCCGTGACGACAGCCAATAAACTAAAAGTGAATCCGCTTGTTGCATTATCGGCAGTCGGCGCTCTTATTCTGCCAAACATGACGGCGATGCTGACAGAAGGCGCTCAATTATTTTCATTCGATGTGAAAAATATTGCGTATGCCTATCAGGTGTTTCCGGTGATATTATCTGTCCTGTTGTATGCACAGATGGAAAAATGGTTTACTCGTATTTCGCCAAAACCCATTCGTATCTTCTTCGTACCGATGATGTCTTTGGTTATTACAGTTCCGATCACTCTCCTGCTGTTGGGACCAATCGGTTTTACAGCAGGGCAAGGCTTCACAGCACTCATCCTTGCTATGTTTGATAAAGTAGGCTGGATTGCAGTTGCGATCCTTGCAGCGGTTCTTCCATTTATGGTTGCATCAGGGATGCACAAAGCGATGGTGCCGTACGCTGTAACAACAATGGGCAATCTCGGAAAAGAAGCACTTTACTTGCCTGCATCACTTGCACACAATATCGCCGAAAGCGGAGCGTGTTTCGCAATTGCCCTTCGTACAAAAGATAAAGTGCTTCGTTCAACTGCCATTTCTGCAGGAATTTCCGCATTCTTTGGCATTACCGAACCTGCATTATACGGGGTGACACTGCAAAATAAACGTGTGCTCAGCAGTGTCATGATCGGTTCTTTCATCGGCGGCATCTTCATTGGACTTGTCGGACTTCAAGCGTTTGTTCTTGTTGGACCTGGTCTTGCAAGTATGTCGATGTTTATATCTGACGAGCTTCCACGCAACTTCATGTTCGCAGTGATTGGTTTTGCCATCTCATTTGCTGTTGCGTTTGCTGCTGCCTTTATTTTAGGAAAGGATCGAAAGACAGAAGAAACGGAAAAAGAAGCAGAGCCAGGTGCTTTCGCTGAAAAACTTGGCGCAGATGAGACGTTCAAAAGTCCAGTCATCGGTCAAATGATTTCACTATCTGATGTAGAAGATGACATATTTTCTTCAAAGGTAATGGGAGAAGGAATTGCCATTATTCCTTCAAAGGGTGAGCTATATGCACCGGTAGACGGCGAGATTTCCCTTCTCTTTGAAACAAACCATGCGCTCGGCATGAAAACAGCAAACGGAGTTGAGGTTCTTTTCCATATTGGGATCGACACCGTTCAGCTAGAGGGCAAGTTCTTTAAACCTTTGGTTCAAGCAGGAGACAAAGTCAAAGCAGGTGATCTGCTCATTCAATTTGACCTGGAAAAAATTAAGGAAGCAGGTTATGATCCAGTTACACTAGCAGTTATTACGAATACGGATCAATATGATATAAAAGTCACGCAATTAAAAGAGGTTAATCGTCAAGATACATTGATGGTTGTTACACAATTAGGAGGGTAATCATGATGACAAAAACAAAAGGATTTCCAAAAGATTTTTTATGGGGCGGTGCGATTGCCGCAAACCAAGCAGAAGGAGCCTGGAATGTTGATGGAAAAGGACCGTCTGTTGCTGATATTGCCATGTACCGTTCGAATTTGAGTGTTGAAGATTACGAAGGACATCTTGCTGTTTCTTCTGAAAACATTGAACGCGCAATGAAAGACCCGGACGTAAAAAAATATCCGAAGCGCAGAGGGATTGACTTTTATCATCACTATAAAGAAGATGTGGCTCTCTTTGCAGAAATGGGTTTTAAAACATTGCGTATATCGATTGCATGGAGCCGAATTTTCCCGACAGGAGAAGAAGCAGAGCCTAGCGAGAAAGGCCTTCAGTTTTATGATCGTCTGTTTCAAGAAATGAAAAAACATAACATTGAACCGATCGTGACTCTGTCACATTATGAAATGCCATTAGCACTTAGTCTGAAATACAACGGATGGGTTGAAAGAAAAGTGATCGACCTCTTTGTGAAATTTGCCAATGTGTGTTTTGAACGCTATAAAGATGTCGTAAAATACTGGCTTACCTTTAATGAAATTGACAGTATACATCGCCATTCTTTCATTACAGCGGGAATCATTCCTGATCGCTGTCCTGAAGGGAAAGTAGAAGAAACGGTTTATCAAGCATTGCACCATCAATTTGTGGCATCCGCTCTTGTGACTGCAGATTGTCATCGCATCATTCCCGGCAGTCAGGTGGGATGTATGCTAACGAAACTCACGACATACCCGCACACTTGCCATCCGAGTGATGTTGAACGCGCACTGAAGCAAAACCTTGATAACTATTTCTATGCAGATGTTCAAGTGTTTGGCGAATATCCGCCATTGATCAAACGCATGCTGGAACGAAAAAATATCAATATTAAGATGGAAGCGGACGATCTTGCCATTATAAAAGAACATACGGTAGACTTCGTTTCGTTTAGCTACTATATGTCCCTGACAGAATCTGCACAGGAGGGTCTGGAAAAAACAGATGGCAATACGATTCGCGGTGTGAAAAATCCATATTTGCCGTCAACAGATTGGGGTTGGCAAATCGATCCGGTCGGCTTAAAGATTTCGCTCATTGAATTGTATGATCGCTATCAAAAACCTCTCATTATTGTGGAGAACGGCATGGGTGCGAAAGATGTTGTCGAAAGCGATGGATCGATCCATGATGACTATCGTATTAGCTATTTCAGAGAGCATTTCCGTCAGATGAAAGAAGCCATTGAAGAAGGTGTTGATCTCTTTGGATATACCAGCTGGGGACCCATTGACATTATTAGTGCGGGAACATCTCAAATGTCCAAACGATATGGATTTATCCATGTTGATCAAGATGACGATGGCAACGGGACATTGAAGCGCTCACGTAAAGATTCATTCTACTGGTATAAGAAAGTGATTGAGACAAACGGAGAAGTATTAGACTAAAAAACCGCATTCATGAAAAGGTGATGGCGATGTTTAAAATAAAAAAAGTTTTAAACTCGAGTGTGGTACTGGCTGTAGATCAGAACCGACAGGAGATGGTTTTATGCGGCAGGGGCATCGGTTACGGACGAAAACCTGGGAATATGATTGAAGAAAAACAGGCTGATCAAGTCTTTATGCCAGTAGACAATATGAAGGCAAAGGAATTTCTCCAACTGTTGGATTCAATTCCGCAAGAATTTATTGAATTGACCCAGCAAATTGTTCAGCATGCAGAAGAAAGATTAAAAACAAAGCTAAATTCCGGTGTATACTTCACATTAATGGATCACTTGAATTTTGCAGTAGAGCGCTATAAAAAGAACATCAATATTACGAATCGCGTCTACTGGGAAATTAAAAACTACTATACGGAAGAGTTTGAGGCAGGGAATTATGCGCTTCAGCTCATCAATGAAACATTTGGGATCCAATTGCCGAAAGAGGAAGCGGCAAATATTGCGTTCCACTTAATCAATGCATTAGGTGAAGAGACAGAGTCAAAAGATGGAATGAAAAATGCAAAAATGATCGGGAGCATTGTCAACCTTGTCCGTTACACATTAAACATGAAATTAGATCAAGAAAATATCCACTACAGCCGATTTATCACACACGTTAAATTTTTCGTTGAAAGATTTTACGCTGATAAATTGCTGGCAAATCAGGAGAATGAATTATTTGAGCAAATTGCTAATTTATATCCGCAAGCAATGGATGTAGCTTTCAAAATCAAGGATTATATCAAGCAGGTGCACGGAAACGTCATTCCGAATGATGAACTGACATACTTGGCAGTCCATATTCATCGATTGATTTCTTATCAGCAATTAAAATAAATGAGAGCCACTTGCCTTTGTGGAAGGCGAGTGGTTTCTTGTTTTTGAAAAAGAAGGAGCGTTTTTTGTTTATAGGCAAGATGAGTTGTTGATCACTACCAACAGTTGAAATTGACAACAAAAGGCTTTTTCAATTGTTGACAAAAACAGATTACTAATTGACAAAAGGTCATTACAAAAATTTACACGTGTGATAAGATCATGTTAAAGATAGAGAACAATCTTAAAAAGAAAGAGGGGGTTCGGCATGAGCAAGGTCGCTTCAGAGGTGGTTGCGGGGGTGTTGAACGAATTCCATTTGGCCATTAAAAAGCACGATACTGAGCAGGCAAAGCATCTTTTTGATGAGGCGAAGTCGATGTTTTCCGAGATGGAAGAGGATCAGAATGTGCTGGCTTATTTTTCGCTTCTTGAGGAGCGGTACCGGATGATGCTTTATGATGCGAGGGGAGAGCGGCTGCCGCGGGAGTCTTATTTTAATGATTCGCAGATCGAGTGCATCGAGCAGACGGATCATATGATTGATTACTATTTCTACTTTTTTGAGGCGATGCATGAAGCGTACAACAAGAATGTTGAGCGGGCGATCAGTCTGTACAAGGTTGCCGAGAAAAAACTGGCGAAGGTGCCCGATCAGATTGAAGCGGCCGAGTTTTATTTTAAAGTGTCCTGGCTGTATATGTCTCTTCGGCAAAATGCGGTTTCTCTCAATTATGCGAGAGACGCGATGAATATTTACAAAATGCATGACGGGTACGAAAAAAAGCTGGCGATTTCCCAAGTTGTGATGGGGACAAATTACATGCAGATGCAGCGCTTTAAAGATGCGGAGAAGTACTTTGAAGAATCGATTGAAATTTCCAAAAAGATTGACGATTCATTTTTAGAAGCGATGCTTCATCACAATATCAGCATTCTGTATTCCAATTCCGGCCGGTCTCAGGAATGCATTCTCGCCGTCCAGCATGCTTTGAGCAACGCCGAATGGTGCAAGTCAAGCTACTATATCAACTCGCTTTACATGCTGACCAGAGAGTTTTTCAAAATCGGCGAAACAGAAGCGGCCCTGTTCTATCATAAAAAAGGACAGGAGGAATTAAAGAAAAACGGGAATAAGCATTATGAAAAGAAAATAAATATTATTTATGAGCTGTATTGCCATGAAAACGTAAAAAGCATCAAAGACGACATCCATTCCTTGGACGAGATGAATGATTTAGACGGTGTCTGCGATCTTTCTTTGCTCATCTCAAGCTATTTTGAGAAAAAAGGAGATGACAAGAAAGCGCTGGAATTTGTTAAAATATTCATGAAAGCCGAAAACAAAATGAGATCATTAGGGAGTGAGGTATTGTCATGAAAAAATTAATTCTTTGCTTGTCGTTAACTGCTATGGTCTTAGGCGGAGCTGCTTTATCCCAAAGCCACAATCAGGCGTCAGGCGGCGTTCAAACAGCGGAGCTGCCGGTTGGGGGTTAATGTTCGCTGAAGTCCTTTTACAGGGCTTCTTTTTTAAAGCCATGAAACGGGGTGCGATTAAAGTGAATCTGCAAGAGCATGAAATATAAAAACCTTCCATATTCGCGAGAGGCCCTCCAATCGTTTAAAACATTTTTAGACATAAAAATTGGAGGGAAATATCATGAATGACAAAACATTTTTATCATTTTTAAAACACGCAGATAAGCCTTTCAGCGGCTGGGATTTTTCTTTCATTGAAGACACAGGACGAATGAAAAGCGACCTGCTTTCATGGTCATACGGAAGCATGGCTCTGTCTCTTATCCAGGATTCCGAATCAATGTTGGATATGGGGACAGGCGGCGGCGAGTTTTTATCCAAATTGGGGCCGTTTCCTTCGTCAGCATACGCTACTGAATGTTATTTGCCTAATGTGCCAGTCGCCAAGGAACGATTGACGCCTTTAGGGGTTCAGGTCGTTCAAATTGATGATGATGAAGATCTTCCATTTGAATCCGGCCAATTCGACCTGATCATCAATAAACACGAATCATATTCAGTACAAGAGGTGAGGAGAATCCTTTCAAAAGGAGGACGGTTTCTCACTCAGCAAGTCGGCGGGCTTGATTGCGAAGAAATAAATGAAAAACTTGGCGTGCCGCTAAATGAAGAATTTAAGGATTGGGACTTGGAAACAGCGTTAAAAGAGATGGAAAAGCATGATTTTAAGATTTTAAAAAGCAGAGAAGAGTGTCCGACTCAAAGGTTTTATGATATTGGGGCTCTGGTCTATTATTTGAAAGCCATTCCCTGGCAGGCGCTCGGTTTTGAAGTGAATCAATATAAGGATGAATTGTACGAGATTCATAAAATGATCGAAGAAAAGGGCTATTTTGACGTCACACAGTACCGGTTTATGATTTTAGCGGAAGCAGTTTAGAGTTTGATCAAAGATTGTGCCTAAGAAGGGTGTCTCATATTATATGGTGACATCCTTTTTTATTTTCCTATATTTTCGTAAAGCCAGTTATTTATCCATATATCAGGAGGAAAAGCGATGTCATCTCAAACTGTAACCAATTATTTTCTTGATAGTGTGGCTGCGACTATTATGCGCTGATTGTTTACGGTGCTTGCTTTTTATTACATTCGTTCATTTGACCGGAATCGTGTTTTGATTGCAGGAATTTTTGTTACTGTTTGTGAAAAAAAAGCAGAAGAAAAACAGCGGAAAACTCGCGTCTTAGGGCGGATTTCCAAAAAAATGTCGTAAATTCGATGCATCAATTTGATGAAATCGCCCGGCCCTGCGGTATAATAGATTTTGTGAATGAAAGATTCAATGTTGAAAGAGAGTGGTTACATCATGGGCCGTAAATGGAACAATATAAAAGAGAAGAAAGCGTCCAAGGATGCGAATACGAGCCGAATCTACGCGAAGTTCGGCCGCGAAATCTATGTGGCGGCAAAGCAGGGAGAGCCCGATCCCGAACTGAACCAGAACCTGAAATTCGTGCTTGAGCGCGCCAAAACATACAATGTCCCGAAAGCGATTATTGAGCGGGCGATCGAAAAAGCGAAGGGCGGCTCTGAGGAAAATTACGACGAGCTGCGCTATGAAGGCTTCGGTCCGAACGGAGCGATGGTGATCGTTGACGCGTTGACAAACAACGTCAACCGCACGGCTGCCGATGTGCGCTCCACATTTGGCAAAAACGGCGGAAACATGGGAGTGAGCGGATCTGTCGCTTACATGTTTGATCCGACGGCCGTCATCGGCTTTGAAGGCAAAACGGCTGATGAAACGCTCGAATTATTGATGGAAGCGGATATCGATGTCCGTGATATTTTAGAGGAAGACGATGCAGTGATCGTCTATGCCGAGCCCGATCAGTTCCACGCCGTACAGGAGGCGCTGCAAAACGCCGGCATTACTGAGTTCACGGTGGCCGAGCTGACGATGCTCGCGCAAAATGACGTCGCCCTTCCAGAGGACGCGCGCGCACAGTTTGAAAAGCTGATTGACGCGCTGGAAGATCTGGAAGACGTTCAGCAAGTTTACCATAATGTCGATTTAGGGGCGTAAAAAGAGGCCCTGAAAAAATCGGGAAAGAAAAGATAGATGAACAGGAGGACGACCTGTTTTGTCTATCTTTTTTTATTGTAAAGTTAACTTGACATTTTATTTTTTTGTTAAGTATACTTTACGTATAGTGAACTTTACATTCCCAATGGAGGAAAGATGAAAACGTTAATAAAGGAAAAGCGCACTTCGCTGAACATGACACAAGAAGAACTGGCTAAAAGGCTTAATGTGTCGAGGCAAACGGTGATTTCCCTTGAAAAGGGAAAATATAAACCTTCACTCGTTCTGGCGCATAAACTGGCTCAAATTTTTGAATGTCTGATTGAAGATTTATTTATTTTTGAGGGGGATGAAAATATTGACTGAAACGATGACAAACATACTGATCGCTTTAGCGGGCTTAGGAATAGGCGTGCTCGGGATCGCAATTGTTTACAAAGTAAACAGACGAATTGGAAAAAAAGAGAGGCTGTTCGATGAGCGCCAGCAGAAGATTAGCTATCAGGCTAAGGCGCTCTCCTGGAACATTACAATGGCGGCCATTTTAATTGCCTGGGCGTTGGTGATCATTTTCCAAGGAATATCCTTTTCATTTTTCCTAATAACAGGTTTATATATCCTGCAATATTTATCAATGCTGATCACAACCGTTTATCTTGCTCAGAAAAACTGAGCGGTGCTGTTCCCCTTGTATCCGGATTTTACCGATTTATCGGTAAAATCTTTTTTTATATCCAAAAGACCCATAAGATTGAATTTTCTTGAAAGATTGCCGATACATAAGATGTAGTCTAACTTTTCCCAAAACTGTTTGATAGGAGATGGACTGAATGATTCAAATAACTGACCTCAACCGTCAATACATAGGAGGGGAATGGAGAGACGGCCAAAGTGAAAGCGTGTTGGCCGATCTGAATCCTTTTACCCATAAAACGATTGCCTCTTTTCGGAAAGCGACGCGGGAGGATGTCGATGCGGCTTACAAAGCTGCGCTTGAGGCGAAAAAGAAATGGGATGGCGTCAATCCCTATGAAAAAAGGGCAATTTTAGAAAAAGCCGCGGCTTATATTGAAGACAATAGAGAAGCGATTGTGTTTCTCATTATGGAGGAGCTTGGCGGAACACGGCTGAAAGCGGCTTTTGAAATCGATCTTGTCGTCAATATGATCAAAGAAGCGGCGGGCTTCCCGCTCAAAATGGAAGGCAAAATTCTCCCTTCACCGGTTGATGGGAAAGAAAATCGGATATACCGCATTCCGGCGGGAGTGGTCGGCGTCATCAGTCCGTTCAATTTTCCGTTCTTTTTATCTGTAAAATCAGTTGCGCCCGCGCTTGGCGCCGGGAACGGCGTTGTTTTAAAGCCGCATGAGGAAACACCGATTTGCGGCGGCACGCTGATTGCAAAGATTTTTGAAGAAGCCGGTCTTCCGAAGGGACTGCTGAATGTCGTGGTCACAGATATCGGGGAAATCGGCGACAGCTTCGTTGAGCATCCGATTCCGCGAATCATCTCGTTTACCGGTTCAACGAAGGTCGGCAGCTATATCGGGCAGCTGGCGATCAAACATTTCAAAAAACCGCTGCTTGAACTCGGCGGAAACAGCGCCTTGATCGTTCTCGAGGATGCCGATTTGGAATACGCCGTCAATGCCGCGACTTTCAGCCGCTTCACACATCAAGGGCAAATCTGCATGTCGGCCAACCGGATTCTTGTTCAAAAAGAAGTGTATCCGGAATTTTTAAAGCTGTTCAGCCAAAAAGTATCCGGGCTTAAAACGGGCGATCCGCTGGACCCTGAAACCGTTATCGGCCCTGTTATTAATGAACGCCAAGCTGAACATTTAAGAAAATCGATTGAAAAAGGCATCGAAGAAGGCGCCACACCGCTTCTGAAAGGCGATATTAAAGGCAATCTCGTCGAGCCGACGATTCTTGCGGATGTCACGCCTGATATGTCTGTCGCCAAGGAAGAGCTGTTCGGTCCGGTTGTATGCGTCATGCCGTTTGAGACCGAAGCAGACGCGGTTGAGATCGCGAATGACACGCCTTTCGGACTGAGCGGAGCCGTACACACGGGAAATGTGGAGAGCGGCGTTGCCATCGCAAAGCAAATCGAGACGGGCATGATCCATGTCAATGACACGACGATCAACGATGAGCCGCATGTCGCTTTCGGCGGTGAAAAGCAATCGGGGATCGGAAGGCTGAACGGAGAGTGGAGCCTTGACGAATTTACGACATTAAAATGGATTTCCGTCCAGCACCAAAAAAGGAGTTTTCCATATTAAGAGGAGGATTTGATACATGAATGAAGCAGTAAAAACGGACATCCACCCGCTGCTGGATGCTTTTGTGAAAGTGGCGCCGTTCCTGAATCAGCTGATTCAGGACGATGTGACAGTGGGGATTTACGATACCGAAAAGCTGATCGTCAACATCCCGGGAAAGACATTTTCCCTGAATGTCAAAGCGGGTGACCCTTTGCAGGAAGGCGATATTATTACAGACGCCATCCGCCAAAACAAAAAGAAAGTAAGCATGGTGCCTAAGGAGCTGTTCGGCTTCCCTCTTGCGGCGAGAGCGATCCCGCTCCACGACGAGAACGGAAGGGTTATCGGCGGAGTCGGGCTCGGCACGAGCCTTGAAAAATCGGATCAGCTTCACCGCGTCGCGGAAAGCCTGTCGGTCATCGTCGAGCAGACGGCTTCGGCCATTCAGGATATCGCCGAATCTGTCAGCGGCTTCTCCGGACAAATGTCCGACATCTCCAAGCAGGCGAAGGAAGTCAGTGAAAGCGCCGGAGAAATCGAGAAAATTTCAGTCACCGTAAAAGGCATTTCAGATCAAAGCAACCTGCTCGGGCTGAACGCGGCGATTGAAGCGGCGAGAGCCGGAGAGTCAGGAAAAGGGTTCTCCGTCGTCGCCGACGAAATCCGCAAGCTTGCGACACACTCAAAAGAAAACGTCGGCCAGATTGACCAAATCACGAAGAAAATCCACGCGTTATTAAAAGACCTTGAGCATTCGATCGAAGTCATCAATGAACATACGAGCGGCCAGGCCGCAGGTGTTGAACAAATTTCCGCCACGATGCAGGAGATCAGCAGCAACGCGCAAAACCTTGCCAAGATGGCGGAACACCAATTTGAAGACTAGAACTTTCACAGGCCCGCTGGCAAAATCGGCGGGCTTTTCTAATTTTTCATTTATTAAAATTTTATTTTAAATTTTTTAGAGGAATTTTCCCCGGTCAAAGCGAAAAGTGATGAATGGGAAACCGCTTTCAAGGGGGATGGGATAGATGAGAGTATATACAACGACTAAACTGACCGGATTGTTATTGGGGCCGATCAGTTTTTTGCTGATTCTCGGCTTGATACCGGAAGCTGAGCTGGCTTACGCGCCGCGAATCGTTCTTGCGGTTACAGCCTGGACGGCCGTCTGGTGGATTACGGAAGCCGTGCCGATTCCGGCGGCATCGCTCTTGCCAGTCATTTTGCTGCCGACATTGGGTGGTTTAGATATGGAAACGACGGCCAAAGCATACGGCGATCCGATTGTGTTTATGTATATGGGGGGATTTATCATTGCGATCGCCATCGAAAAATGGAATCTTCATAAACGGATGGCTTTGCACATTTTAAAGCGGATCGGGGCTGAAAGCCACCGGATCGTGCTTGGCGTGATGGCGGCGACTGCGTTTTTATCGATGTGGATTTCGAATGCTGCCACCGCTTTGATGATGCTTCCCGTAGCGCTAGCAGTCATTAAAGAAGTGCAGGAAAAAGAAATTTTAAAAGGCGAATCGCTGCAGAAGTTCAGCAAAAGCATTTTGCTGGCTGTCGCGTATGCGGCGTCGATCGGCGGACTTGCCACATTGGTCGGTTCCGTTCCGAACGCGGTGTTTGCCGCGATGTCCAAGCAGATGCTCAATCACGAAATTATGTTTTTTGAATGGTTTTTATTCGGGTTCCCGGTTTCCATTCTGTTTCTTGCCATTTTATATGTTTATTTAACGAAAATAAAATTTAAAGTGAGCGCTTTTCAAGGAAAAAAGCCTGATTTTATCGATCATGATTTAAAGGCGCTTGGCGCAATGACGAGGGAGGAAAAATCGGTTTTTACCGTTTTTTTATTAACCGCATGTTTGTGGATGTTCAAATTTATCCTTCCGTTTCAAATATCAGATACGTCGATCGCGATTTTCGGAGCGGTTCTGCTGTTTTTAATTCCGAGTACAAAGGATGAACGGATTTTGGAATGGAAGGATATGCAGTCGCTGCCATGGGGACTGCTTCTATTGTTTGGAGGCGGCTTGTCGCTTGCGGCCGGTTTTTCGGCGACCAATCTGACAGCATGGATCGGCGGCAAGCTCAAGCTGTTGGAAGGCCACCCTTACTTATTTGTCCTGATTATTTTGACGGCTGCGATTTTATTTATGACTGAAATCATGTCTAATACGGCTGTCGCCAATATGGTGATTCCGATGACGATCGGCCTTGGCGCCGCGCTTCAGGTCGAGCCGTACGGGCTGATGGCGGCAGCTGCGCTTGCTTCATCGTGCGCCTTCATGCTTCCGATCTCCACCCCGCCGAATGCGGCCGTCT
Coding sequences within it:
- a CDS encoding YebC/PmpR family DNA-binding transcriptional regulator; translation: MGRKWNNIKEKKASKDANTSRIYAKFGREIYVAAKQGEPDPELNQNLKFVLERAKTYNVPKAIIERAIEKAKGGSEENYDELRYEGFGPNGAMVIVDALTNNVNRTAADVRSTFGKNGGNMGVSGSVAYMFDPTAVIGFEGKTADETLELLMEADIDVRDILEEDDAVIVYAEPDQFHAVQEALQNAGITEFTVAELTMLAQNDVALPEDARAQFEKLIDALEDLEDVQQVYHNVDLGA
- a CDS encoding SLC13 family permease, with amino-acid sequence MRVYTTTKLTGLLLGPISFLLILGLIPEAELAYAPRIVLAVTAWTAVWWITEAVPIPAASLLPVILLPTLGGLDMETTAKAYGDPIVFMYMGGFIIAIAIEKWNLHKRMALHILKRIGAESHRIVLGVMAATAFLSMWISNAATALMMLPVALAVIKEVQEKEILKGESLQKFSKSILLAVAYAASIGGLATLVGSVPNAVFAAMSKQMLNHEIMFFEWFLFGFPVSILFLAILYVYLTKIKFKVSAFQGKKPDFIDHDLKALGAMTREEKSVFTVFLLTACLWMFKFILPFQISDTSIAIFGAVLLFLIPSTKDERILEWKDMQSLPWGLLLLFGGGLSLAAGFSATNLTAWIGGKLKLLEGHPYLFVLIILTAAILFMTEIMSNTAVANMVIPMTIGLGAALQVEPYGLMAAAALASSCAFMLPISTPPNAAVFSSNLLTIKDMVRAGFWLNIAGVFLIVISAYFWLPAVFQ
- a CDS encoding aldehyde dehydrogenase family protein, which translates into the protein MIQITDLNRQYIGGEWRDGQSESVLADLNPFTHKTIASFRKATREDVDAAYKAALEAKKKWDGVNPYEKRAILEKAAAYIEDNREAIVFLIMEELGGTRLKAAFEIDLVVNMIKEAAGFPLKMEGKILPSPVDGKENRIYRIPAGVVGVISPFNFPFFLSVKSVAPALGAGNGVVLKPHEETPICGGTLIAKIFEEAGLPKGLLNVVVTDIGEIGDSFVEHPIPRIISFTGSTKVGSYIGQLAIKHFKKPLLELGGNSALIVLEDADLEYAVNAATFSRFTHQGQICMSANRILVQKEVYPEFLKLFSQKVSGLKTGDPLDPETVIGPVINERQAEHLRKSIEKGIEEGATPLLKGDIKGNLVEPTILADVTPDMSVAKEELFGPVVCVMPFETEADAVEIANDTPFGLSGAVHTGNVESGVAIAKQIETGMIHVNDTTINDEPHVAFGGEKQSGIGRLNGEWSLDEFTTLKWISVQHQKRSFPY
- a CDS encoding methyl-accepting chemotaxis protein, which produces MSDISKQAKEVSESAGEIEKISVTVKGISDQSNLLGLNAAIEAARAGESGKGFSVVADEIRKLATHSKENVGQIDQITKKIHALLKDLEHSIEVINEHTSGQAAGVEQISATMQEISSNAQNLAKMAEHQFED
- a CDS encoding helix-turn-helix transcriptional regulator, with the translated sequence MKTLIKEKRTSLNMTQEELAKRLNVSRQTVISLEKGKYKPSLVLAHKLAQIFECLIEDLFIFEGDENID
- a CDS encoding DUF2178 domain-containing protein translates to MKILTETMTNILIALAGLGIGVLGIAIVYKVNRRIGKKERLFDERQQKISYQAKALSWNITMAAILIAWALVIIFQGISFSFFLITGLYILQYLSMLITTVYLAQKN